A single genomic interval of Lathyrus oleraceus cultivar Zhongwan6 chromosome 7, CAAS_Psat_ZW6_1.0, whole genome shotgun sequence harbors:
- the LOC127101039 gene encoding protein argonaute 5-like: protein SRPTHYHVLYDENKFTADQLQSLTNNLCYTYARCTRSVSIVPPAYYAHLLAFRARYYISEVENSDSGSASGNRSATNFVSTLPSILENVKEVMFYC from the exons agtcgaccaacgcattatcatgtgctgtatgatgaaaataaattcactgcagaccagctacagagtttgaccaataacttgtgctacac ttatgcgaggtgtactcgatctgtctcaatag TTCCTCCTGCCTATTATGCACACTTGCTAGCTTTCCGCGCTAGATACTACATAAGTGAAGTTGAAAATTCTGATTCTGGTTCTGCAAGTGGAAATAGGAGTGCCACCAACTTTGTGTCGACTCTGCCATCTATCTTGGAAAACGTCAAAGAAGTAATGTTTTACTGTTGA